A region from the Diorhabda sublineata isolate icDioSubl1.1 chromosome X, icDioSubl1.1, whole genome shotgun sequence genome encodes:
- the LOC130451473 gene encoding vesicle-associated membrane protein 7: MPILYSVICRSTTVLVKFATCAGNFEEVTQQILSKIPPHNDKLTYSHGNYLFHYILENNILYMCITDDEFERSRAFLFLNTIKRRFQTTYGTSANTALAYAMNSEFSSVLATEMKYYSESHELDTISRVHSELDELKSIMVKNIDDMAMRGEKLEHLLIKTDNLNNGSRTFKTESRNLARSLFWKNIKLYVIIGIVITVIIYFIISISCGGLLWQGCV; the protein is encoded by the exons ATGCCTATATTATACAGTGTTATTTGTCGGAGCACCACTGTTTTAGTTAAATTTGCTACATGTGCTGGTAATTTTGAAGAAGTGACacaacaaattttatcaaaaattcccCCACACAATGATAAACTCACATATTCGCATGGAAATTATCTTTTTCactatatattggaaaataatattctttatatGTGTATAACAGATGAT GAGTTTGAACGCAGCCGcgcatttttatttcttaatacaATTAAAAGGAGGTTTCAAACCACATATGGAACAAGTGCAAATACTGCTTTAGCTTATGCTATGAATTCTGAATTTTCCTCTGTTTTGGCAACTGAAATGAAGTACTATTCAGAATCTCATGAACTTGATACAATTTCTAGAGTACATAGTGaattagatgaattaaaaaGTATAATGGTAAAGAATATTG ATGATATGGCAATGAGAGGAGAAAAACTAGAACATCTCCTTATTAAAACAGATAATCTTAATAATGGG tCGAGGACGTTTAAGACTGAAAGCAGAAATTTAGCAAGATCTTTGTTTTGGAAGAATATAAAACTGTATGTTATTATCGGGATTGTCATTACTGtgattatatatttcattatttccataTCATGTGGAGGGTTGCTTTGGcaagggtgtgtataa